In Hyphomicrobiaceae bacterium, the following are encoded in one genomic region:
- a CDS encoding helix-turn-helix transcriptional regulator encodes MKKTSKLSASPLSGREDALDRIKTAMVEKKLTQAELADAADCHEKTIQNLLGGRSVRDQTLFDVCMVLGLEYPPVRDAWHGGNGNDGTHASKELSGDGGVVAPTYMGAYTRAAVDHYIGSYLTLRRAFSTPDTIVAYRTDISWDPDWPSLLFQECERPDAPYSHRGRLYIPASSMFIHLVSLTKGAMRMIMVSQLDRAGEMRGLITTLNKQGAMFLPVATPIVYARREAFSADCVGEITPAKPIYENYQRLLKESVTQGYARLVSP; translated from the coding sequence ATGAAAAAGACCTCAAAACTTTCTGCCAGCCCGCTTTCGGGACGTGAGGATGCGCTTGATCGCATCAAGACCGCCATGGTGGAAAAGAAGCTCACCCAGGCCGAGCTGGCCGACGCAGCGGACTGTCACGAAAAAACGATACAGAACCTGCTCGGCGGACGTTCCGTGCGCGATCAGACCTTGTTCGATGTCTGTATGGTTCTAGGTCTCGAATATCCGCCCGTGCGTGACGCTTGGCATGGCGGCAACGGAAATGACGGCACACACGCATCAAAGGAGCTAAGCGGCGATGGCGGCGTGGTCGCGCCGACCTACATGGGGGCCTATACACGTGCCGCAGTCGATCATTACATCGGCAGCTATCTGACGCTGCGCCGTGCTTTTTCCACACCCGACACGATCGTGGCGTACCGGACCGACATCTCGTGGGATCCGGATTGGCCAAGCCTGCTGTTTCAGGAATGCGAGCGGCCGGATGCGCCCTACTCTCACCGCGGCCGGCTCTACATCCCGGCCTCATCGATGTTCATCCACTTGGTATCGCTGACCAAGGGCGCCATGCGGATGATCATGGTCTCGCAGTTGGATCGTGCCGGAGAGATGCGCGGGCTCATCACAACCTTGAACAAGCAGGGCGCGATGTTCCTCCCCGTGGCAACACCCATCGTCTACGCCCGGCGCGAAGCTTTCTCGGCGGATTGCGTGGGCGAGATCACGCCTGCCAAGCCAATCTACGAGAACTATCAGCGGCTCTTGAAAGAGAGCGTTACGCAAGGCTACGCGCGCCTCGTCTCTCCCTGA